One part of the Truepera radiovictrix DSM 17093 genome encodes these proteins:
- a CDS encoding ArsR/SmtB family transcription factor has product MTESPTSRDLILQADARNPRANEVLRALASEPRLRILELLSDQLLNTSEIAAALGLPLSTATLHIGILEAAGLLLTERKPAVRGSQKICARAVDTLHIRLPQSRRQGAQMIEISMPIGAYTDLRAVPSCGLASEEGIIGLFDDPTSFFEPERLRAQLLWFHQGYAEYRFPNRVPAGATLESLSVSFEVCSEAPLHRTPWPSDITVWLNGRELGTWTSPGDFGGQRGHLTPDWWEDRNSQFGLLKVFSVTREGAFVDGVRLSEITLDDLRLHGERFIAVRIGVKENAHHVGGLNLFGRRFGNYPQDIVLQVRYT; this is encoded by the coding sequence TCGCTTCCGAACCGCGCCTGCGCATCCTGGAGCTCTTGAGCGATCAGCTCCTCAACACGAGCGAGATCGCCGCCGCCCTCGGCCTGCCGCTCTCGACGGCGACGCTGCATATCGGCATCCTCGAGGCCGCCGGGTTGCTCCTCACCGAACGCAAACCCGCCGTGCGCGGCTCTCAAAAGATCTGCGCGCGCGCCGTCGATACCCTGCACATACGGCTCCCGCAGTCTCGGCGCCAGGGCGCCCAGATGATCGAGATCAGCATGCCGATCGGCGCCTACACCGATCTGCGCGCCGTTCCGAGCTGTGGCCTGGCGAGCGAGGAGGGTATCATCGGACTCTTCGACGACCCCACCTCGTTTTTCGAACCCGAGCGCCTACGCGCCCAGCTCCTCTGGTTTCATCAAGGCTACGCCGAGTACCGCTTTCCCAACCGCGTCCCCGCGGGCGCCACCCTGGAGAGCCTCAGCGTCAGCTTCGAGGTGTGCAGCGAAGCGCCCCTGCACCGCACCCCCTGGCCCTCGGACATCACGGTCTGGCTTAACGGGCGCGAGCTCGGCACCTGGACGAGCCCCGGCGACTTCGGCGGGCAGCGCGGGCACCTCACCCCCGACTGGTGGGAGGACCGCAACTCGCAGTTTGGGCTCCTCAAGGTCTTTAGCGTCACCCGGGAGGGCGCTTTCGTCGACGGCGTCCGGCTCTCCGAGATCACCCTGGATGACCTCAGGCTCCACGGCGAGCGCTTTATAGCGGTGCGCATCGGCGTCAAAGAGAACGCCCACCACGTCGGCGGCCTCAACCTCTTCGGGCGGCGCTTCGGCAACTACCCGCAAGACATCGTGCTGCAGGTGCGCTACACGTAG